Genomic DNA from Pseudomonas helmanticensis:
CGCCAGGCAACCGGCCATGGCGTCGTAGACCTCATGGGAGAAGTCTTCGGATTGTGCCCGGGTATTGCGCCAGCGCTGCCACAGCGTGCTGAAAAACGCTGGTTGGCGAACGGCACTGGACAACACATCGACCCCCGCCTCGCCCTGCAAACGCAACCATTCGCGGATCAACGACGCACGGCCCTTGGGCGATTGCGCACGTTCGCGGGTGGCTTTCCACGACGGGCACATGGCGTCGTCGGGATCAAAGTTGTAGCAGGCGCCGTTACCGTTGCAGTGCATGGCGGCGCCGTAGTCTTGCCAGACTTTCTCGTCAATCTGTCGATCCAGTTCACCGCGCAGGGTGACTTCGTCGATTTTCAGCAGGGCCGCCCCGCTGTTGGCAGGCGTGGCGATTTTGCCCGGATTGAATTGGTTGAACGGATCGAACGCGGCTTTCAGGGCTTGCAGCGCCGGATACAACTCGCCGAAAAACGCCGGCGCATATTCCGAACGCAAGCCTTTGCCGTGCTCGCCCCAGAGCAAGCCGCCGTAACGCTGGGTCAGCGCCGCGACGCCATCGGAGACCGGGCGCACCAAGGCCGCTTGCTGCGGATCTTTCATGTCGAGAATCGGCCTTACGTGCAGCACGCCGGCATCGACGTGACCGAACATGCCGTACTGCAAACCGTGGCTGTCGAGCAGGTCGCGTAACTCGGCGATGTACTCGGCCAAGTGCTGCGGCGGCACCGCAGTGTCTTCGACAAACGGTTGTGGCCGCGCCTCACCGGCAACGTTGCCGAGCAGACCGACTGCACGTTTGCGCATGCCGTAGACCTTGTTGACTGCCGCGTGCCCGACCGCCAGGGTATGGCCTAATCGCTCGACCGTGCGGTCGCGGCTCAAGTGCCCGACAAACGCCTCGACCCGACGTTGCAAGTCTTCGGGATCATCGCCGCAGAACTCGACCAGGTTGATGCCCAACGTCGGCCGCTCGGCGCTTTGCGGAAAGTATTCGGCGACGCCGTGCCAGACGATGTCCTGCATCGCCAGCAGCAAGACTTTTGAATCCACCGTTTCAATCGACAACGGCTTCAGCGCCATCAACGCGCGGGCATCGCGCAAGGCGTCCATGAAACCGCCGTAGCGGATATTCACCAGCATTGTGTACTTGGGAATCGGCAACACATTCAGCCGCGCCTCGACGACGAAACCCAGCGAACCTTCAGCGCCGCAAAGCACGCTGTTGAGGTTGAAGCGCTGATCCGCCTCGCGCAGGTGCGCCAGGTCATAACCGGTCAGGCAGCGATTGAGATCGGGAAAACGCGCTTTGATCAGCTCACCCTGTTCATCAATGATCTGCCGCGCGCAGCGATAGACTTCACCGACGCGATCTTCGCGCGCGCACAACGCTTCAAGCTCACTTTCTTCAAGGGGCAAACCGTGCAGACGCTCGCCTCCGCGCAAGACCATGTCGAGTTCAAGCACATGATCACGGGTCTTGCCGTAGGTGCAACTGCCCTGGCCGCTGGCGTCGGTGTTGATCATGCCGCCGACCGTGGCGCGGTTGGAGGTCGACAGTTCCGGGGCGAAGAACAGCCCGGCGGATTTCAATGCGGCGTTGAGCTGATCCTTGACCACCCCGGCCTGCACCCGCACCCAGCGTTGCTCGACGTTGATTTCAAGGATGCGGTTCATGTGTCGCGACAGATCAACGACGATGCCATCGGTCAGCGACTGGCCGTTGGTGCCGGTGCCACCGCCCCGTGGGGTGATCACCACTTGCCGGAAAGCCGGTTCGGCAATCAGTCGCGCCACTCGCGCGACGTCCTCGGCGTCCAGCGGAAACACCGCCGCTTGCGGCAGACGCTGATAGATCGAGTTGTCAGTCGCGAGCACCACGCGGCTGGCGTAATCGGCGCTGATTTCACCGCGAAAGCCGCTGGCCTCCAGGGCTTTGAGGAACTGCTGGTAATCAGTGGTCAGGGCTTGTGCGGGCGACAGCTGGGCAATCATCGGTCAGGGTATCTCGGTCAAAATCGGGCCGTGTGGCGGTGAACAGTTGTACGCAAGGAATGATTGCGTCAGGCTCCGCCATCTAATGGCGCCCATGTTCATTGCTGCAGGACATCGGGACAACCGTAAATTCGACCCGCTATTGATGACTTTTACGAATGAATCCGCGCACGCTCACCCCCTCCATGTCGTTATTGCTGGCTTTCGAGGCTGCCGCGCGCCACGAAAGCTACACCCGCGCCGCCCATGAACTGTCGCTGACGCAAAGTGCGGTCAGCCGGCAGGTGCAGATTCTCGAGAAAATGCTCGGCATGCGCCTGTTCACTCGCGAAGGTCGGCAAGTGGTGCTGACCGACGTCGGGCGCATGTATCAGCGTGAACTCGCGGAAGCGCTGGGGCAGATTCGCAGTGCGACGTTGCAGGCGATGGCCTTTGGTTCGGGCATTCACAGTTTGCGCTTGGCGACGCTGCCGACTTTTGGTTCGAAATGGCTGTTGCCGCGCCTGAAGGATTTCTACACCGCGCATCCGGGCATGACCGTGCACTTGCATTCGCGTATCGAAGCGATCGACTTTGATACCAGCGAAATCGACGCGGCGATTTGCGTTGGCGGCGGTGACTGGCCGGGGCTGACCGCCCTGCCCCTGCACACCGAAGAACTGGTGGTGATTGCCAGCGCGCAGCTGTCCTCGGCTGAACGCGACGACGCCGAACAACAGATTGCCGGGCAACTGCTGCTCAATGTCAGCAGCAATGCGCAGGCGTGGGCGGAGTGGTTCAGCCATCACGGCCTGCCACATCGCAGCATGCGTATCGGCCCGAGTTTTGAAATGACTTCGCACCTGATTCAGGCGGTGCGGGCGAATATTGGTGTGGGGTTGGTGCCGAGGATTCTGGTGGAGGATGAGTTGCACAGTGGCGAGCTGCTGCAATTGGGTGAGCCGATTACCAGTCGGCGCAGCTATTACCTGGTGTATCCGCCGCGCAATGAGAATTTGCCGTCAC
This window encodes:
- the ydiJ gene encoding D-2-hydroxyglutarate dehydrogenase YdiJ; this translates as MIAQLSPAQALTTDYQQFLKALEASGFRGEISADYASRVVLATDNSIYQRLPQAAVFPLDAEDVARVARLIAEPAFRQVVITPRGGGTGTNGQSLTDGIVVDLSRHMNRILEINVEQRWVRVQAGVVKDQLNAALKSAGLFFAPELSTSNRATVGGMINTDASGQGSCTYGKTRDHVLELDMVLRGGERLHGLPLEESELEALCAREDRVGEVYRCARQIIDEQGELIKARFPDLNRCLTGYDLAHLREADQRFNLNSVLCGAEGSLGFVVEARLNVLPIPKYTMLVNIRYGGFMDALRDARALMALKPLSIETVDSKVLLLAMQDIVWHGVAEYFPQSAERPTLGINLVEFCGDDPEDLQRRVEAFVGHLSRDRTVERLGHTLAVGHAAVNKVYGMRKRAVGLLGNVAGEARPQPFVEDTAVPPQHLAEYIAELRDLLDSHGLQYGMFGHVDAGVLHVRPILDMKDPQQAALVRPVSDGVAALTQRYGGLLWGEHGKGLRSEYAPAFFGELYPALQALKAAFDPFNQFNPGKIATPANSGAALLKIDEVTLRGELDRQIDEKVWQDYGAAMHCNGNGACYNFDPDDAMCPSWKATRERAQSPKGRASLIREWLRLQGEAGVDVLSSAVRQPAFFSTLWQRWRNTRAQSEDFSHEVYDAMAGCLACKSCAGQCPVKVNVPEFRSRFLELYHSRYLRPARDYLIASLEYSIPYMARIPALYNGLMGAAWLRSVLERAGGMVDVPLLSRFDFHAALRRWQVQPATVATLSALTQAQRERSVVIVQDAFTRYFEAPLLADLVELISRLGYQVYLAPFSANGKPLHVQGFLSAFNRAALRNARQLGELANVGVPLLGLDPAMTLVYRQEYLKVPGMQDCPEVALLQEWLLKVMPQQASEDNAASFRLLAHCTEKTNAPAATRQWEQVFERAGLKLATQATGCCGMSGTYGHEARNRETSAVIYEQSWARQVEAPSEKGEALATGYSCRSQVKRQSDQALRHPLQVLLEVQRR
- a CDS encoding LysR substrate-binding domain-containing protein; translated protein: MNPRTLTPSMSLLLAFEAAARHESYTRAAHELSLTQSAVSRQVQILEKMLGMRLFTREGRQVVLTDVGRMYQRELAEALGQIRSATLQAMAFGSGIHSLRLATLPTFGSKWLLPRLKDFYTAHPGMTVHLHSRIEAIDFDTSEIDAAICVGGGDWPGLTALPLHTEELVVIASAQLSSAERDDAEQQIAGQLLLNVSSNAQAWAEWFSHHGLPHRSMRIGPSFEMTSHLIQAVRANIGVGLVPRILVEDELHSGELLQLGEPITSRRSYYLVYPPRNENLPSLKAFRDWLLETL